Proteins encoded within one genomic window of Pseudomonadota bacterium:
- a CDS encoding DUF58 domain-containing protein, with translation MYLIVAALLSFMGISGFFGKSNLSKITVEVEFPSEVYANINFPLKLTLKNKRKLLPVFLLRVQIDDYSIFFPFVDVKGESTRYVDVTFRKRGEYEIRDIYISSVFPFNFFTRYKALKDTFHFIVFPELKRCDLLSIYEKGRRMKGEKITDRIGYESDIISIREYVYGDPLKYINWKATAKTGKLKTKELSTLAYQPIIINFDKVAIKDLEEKLSCIAYSLLQVLKKHMPIGLKINNRLYEPGASRVHKINMLKELALYKPANGD, from the coding sequence ATGTATCTGATTGTTGCTGCGCTTTTAAGCTTTATGGGTATTTCAGGTTTTTTCGGCAAGAGTAATTTATCAAAAATTACTGTGGAAGTGGAATTTCCATCGGAAGTATATGCAAATATCAATTTCCCTTTGAAATTAACATTGAAAAACAAGAGGAAGCTGCTGCCTGTTTTTCTCTTAAGGGTGCAGATAGATGATTATTCCATTTTTTTCCCCTTTGTGGACGTGAAGGGTGAATCGACAAGATATGTTGATGTCACTTTTAGAAAAAGAGGTGAATATGAGATCAGGGATATTTATATCAGCTCTGTATTTCCATTTAATTTTTTTACAAGATACAAGGCACTTAAAGATACCTTTCATTTTATCGTATTCCCTGAGCTTAAAAGATGTGACCTGTTGAGCATTTACGAAAAAGGCAGGAGAATGAAGGGAGAAAAGATTACTGATAGAATAGGGTATGAATCGGATATTATTTCCATACGGGAATATGTTTACGGCGATCCGTTGAAATATATCAACTGGAAGGCCACTGCAAAAACCGGAAAATTGAAGACAAAGGAACTTTCAACCCTTGCCTACCAGCCGATTATCATCAATTTTGATAAGGTGGCGATAAAAGACTTGGAAGAGAAACTTTCCTGTATTGCTTACTCTCTCCTCCAGGTCCTGAAAAAACATATGCCTATCGGATTGAAGATAAACAACAGGTTATACGAACCCGGGGCTTCACGCGTACATAAAATTAATATGTTAAAAGAACTGGCGCTTTATAAGCCTGCAAACGGTGATTAA
- a CDS encoding response regulator transcription factor produces MSITVFLADDHAVLREGLKLLLESQEDIIVSGNAANGRDAVRQTIKLRPDVIIMDISMPELNGIDATYQILEVCPSTRIIILSMHAASEHILRALKAGARGYLLKESAGKEIIQAVRTVYGGGRYLSLKISDNLIDNYLQRYGDNDIDNPLSRLSPREKEIMQLVAEGKSSIEIANIIFLSPKTVETYRSRLMQKLNVRDITGLIKIALKHDLIPLE; encoded by the coding sequence GTGAGCATCACTGTTTTTTTGGCTGATGACCATGCTGTGTTGCGAGAGGGGCTTAAGCTTCTTCTTGAATCGCAAGAGGATATTATAGTAAGCGGTAATGCTGCAAACGGACGTGATGCTGTCAGGCAGACAATAAAACTCCGTCCGGACGTGATAATAATGGATATTTCCATGCCTGAACTCAATGGTATTGACGCGACTTATCAGATACTGGAGGTGTGCCCGTCAACCAGGATTATCATACTTTCAATGCATGCTGCTTCCGAACATATTTTGCGAGCCCTGAAGGCAGGCGCCCGCGGCTATCTCCTTAAGGAATCGGCCGGCAAAGAAATAATTCAAGCTGTACGGACTGTGTATGGCGGCGGCCGATATCTGAGCCTGAAGATCTCGGATAATCTCATAGATAATTATCTGCAGAGATATGGAGATAATGATATCGATAATCCTTTGTCAAGACTAAGCCCGCGGGAAAAGGAAATTATGCAGCTTGTAGCGGAAGGTAAGTCAAGTATCGAGATTGCAAATATTATTTTTCTTTCTCCTAAGACCGTTGAAACATACAGAAGCCGTCTGATGCAGAAACTCAATGTCAGAGATATTACAGGGCTCATTAAGATCGCCTTGAAGCATGACTTGATCCCGCTGGAGTAA
- a CDS encoding response regulator transcription factor has translation MEQYEMTILIVDDHLNMRRMIKEWLEEEFSQFNFVLASNAREAISFCQNISPRLVIMDINLPDISGIDAISDIKAIRPFTDIVMLTIHENGAYREAADKAGASAYVTKRELYEDLIPVLSNLLYNQERLEQ, from the coding sequence ATGGAGCAATACGAAATGACCATTTTAATTGTTGACGATCATTTGAATATGCGTAGGATGATTAAAGAATGGCTTGAGGAGGAATTCTCTCAATTCAATTTTGTTTTGGCTTCAAACGCCAGAGAAGCCATCAGTTTTTGTCAAAATATATCGCCGCGCCTGGTAATTATGGATATAAACCTCCCGGATATAAGCGGTATTGATGCCATATCGGATATAAAAGCGATCAGACCTTTTACTGATATAGTTATGCTTACTATTCATGAAAACGGTGCATACCGTGAAGCTGCAGACAAAGCTGGTGCAAGCGCATATGTTACAAAGCGGGAATTATACGAAGACCTTATACCCGTATTGAGTAATTTACTGTATAACCAGGAAAGGTTAGAACAATGA
- a CDS encoding chemotaxis protein CheX, whose translation MNEKYISPIITAVKYVFKAMLDIDIEHGIPFVKDNRKLSGDITGVMALSGAEGEQKGMLAFSTSKQGALAIYKKLMHQEFQEINAEIIDGTGELTNIISGRARYELEREGVHLYAHVPMIFSGNNAEVNFITKISIISIPFLFVIDEKRLEVNVDFMFE comes from the coding sequence ATGAATGAAAAGTATATTAGTCCAATTATAACTGCTGTAAAGTATGTGTTTAAAGCTATGCTTGATATCGATATAGAGCACGGCATTCCATTTGTTAAAGACAACAGAAAATTGTCAGGCGATATTACAGGAGTAATGGCGCTCTCAGGAGCCGAGGGGGAACAGAAAGGGATGCTTGCTTTCAGCACTTCAAAACAAGGGGCATTGGCGATATACAAAAAACTAATGCACCAGGAGTTTCAAGAGATCAACGCAGAGATTATTGATGGAACAGGAGAACTCACAAACATTATTTCAGGACGTGCCAGGTATGAGCTTGAAAGAGAAGGTGTTCACCTTTATGCACATGTGCCTATGATATTTTCGGGAAATAATGCTGAAGTCAATTTTATTACCAAAATATCCATCATATCCATACCATTTCTCTTCGTCATAGATGAAAAAAGGTTAGAGGTGAATGTGGATTTTATGTTCGAATGA
- a CDS encoding histidine kinase codes for MHSLRSSIITGSNFNKFFATLFWLLMCAGLYLSKLYSFVLFHSMVEIFSVIIAFGVFMVAWNSRRLITNNFILFIGIAYFFVGWIDLIHTFAYKGINIFKEFDTDLASQLWIAGRFMESISLLIAPLFLQKRLKPRIVFAGYLFITICLLASIFYFRVFPDCFIEGRGLTRFKIFSEYIISSILAASIVLLFRHRDKFDKSVLSLIACSILFTIGSELCFTLYMDVYGLSNFVGHFFKVVSFYFMYRAMIEIGLEKPYSFLLRDFKVSEAALKHHQEELEELVKERTNELRATNEQLIEVSKRLGEAEDNERRRISRELHDTVGQNLTALGITLNILRSKLLQEASDAVCLRIDDALAMVEETTENIRSVISQLRPPVLDDYGLFAALRSFGEHFSLRTSINVVLEGEETFPKLNMYIEGALFRITQEALNNAAKHARASKIIVSLKNHVDHVTLTIKDDGVGFDPNNITNIKRLDKWGLTNIKERAMSVGGRCHIESSPGKGAQITVEVAL; via the coding sequence ATGCACAGCCTTCGCTCATCAATCATAACAGGTTCAAATTTTAATAAATTTTTTGCGACATTATTCTGGCTTTTGATGTGCGCAGGGCTTTATCTCTCTAAACTCTACAGTTTCGTTCTCTTTCACAGTATGGTAGAAATATTTTCTGTCATCATCGCCTTCGGCGTTTTTATGGTTGCCTGGAACTCACGCCGGCTTATAACTAATAACTTCATTCTTTTTATCGGGATTGCCTACTTTTTTGTAGGATGGATTGATCTCATACATACCTTTGCATATAAAGGGATAAACATATTCAAAGAATTTGATACAGATCTTGCGTCCCAGTTATGGATAGCAGGCAGATTCATGGAGAGCATCTCTCTCCTTATTGCGCCGTTGTTTTTGCAGAAGAGGCTGAAACCCCGTATAGTTTTTGCCGGTTATCTCTTCATAACTATCTGTTTATTGGCATCCATTTTTTATTTCAGGGTATTTCCAGATTGTTTTATCGAGGGTAGGGGTTTAACCAGGTTTAAGATTTTCAGTGAGTACATTATTTCGTCAATTCTTGCAGCTTCAATCGTTCTCCTTTTTCGACACAGGGATAAATTCGATAAAAGCGTATTGTCCCTTATTGCCTGTTCGATACTCTTTACGATAGGCTCTGAACTGTGTTTCACCTTATATATGGATGTTTACGGCCTTTCAAACTTTGTAGGCCATTTTTTTAAGGTTGTCTCTTTTTATTTTATGTACAGGGCTATGATTGAGATTGGCCTTGAGAAGCCGTACAGCTTTCTTTTGAGAGATTTTAAAGTAAGTGAAGCGGCGTTAAAACATCATCAGGAGGAGCTCGAAGAGCTTGTCAAAGAAAGGACAAATGAATTAAGGGCAACGAACGAACAACTCATTGAGGTAAGTAAAAGACTCGGAGAAGCCGAAGATAATGAAAGACGTAGAATATCAAGAGAATTACACGACACGGTTGGCCAGAACCTCACTGCTCTTGGAATAACCCTGAATATCCTTAGATCTAAATTGCTTCAAGAAGCGTCTGACGCTGTCTGTTTGCGTATCGATGACGCCCTGGCAATGGTTGAGGAAACAACGGAAAATATCCGTAGTGTTATATCCCAATTGAGACCTCCTGTTCTCGATGACTATGGTTTATTTGCAGCATTACGTTCCTTCGGAGAGCACTTCTCTTTGAGGACAAGCATAAATGTTGTACTTGAAGGCGAGGAAACATTCCCAAAACTAAACATGTACATCGAAGGGGCATTATTTCGTATTACCCAGGAGGCGCTGAATAACGCGGCAAAACATGCCCGTGCAAGCAAGATAATCGTGTCTCTGAAAAACCATGTTGACCATGTGACACTTACTATTAAAGATGACGGTGTGGGTTTCGATCCCAATAATATCACTAATATTAAAAGGCTTGATAAATGGGGTCTTACAAATATCAAGGAGCGCGCTATGTCGGTAGGAGGACGTTGCCATATTGAAAGCAGTCCTGGAAAAGGCGCGCAAATAACCGTGGAGGTGGCATTGTGA
- a CDS encoding DUF3488 and transglutaminase-like domain-containing protein has protein sequence MRWFNNRDQKINIETIVKAITYLVSIIGFIAIFNHVNIIFSATFLALLLFSLFFELNRKFYFPRWTLNILSIVVIVLSFYRFNVGNLVAQIIEALLILLAIKLLEDKKFRDYMQIYAITLFLLAGLGLLSLDIAFAVYLFILVILLTISIVLLTYYSQDPNLELPRYMVLKIVLKSMYIPLLAVPLTVVMFVILPRTHYPILNFLNRADKAKTGFTDNVRLGGVSGIQEDSSAILRVNMEKIDNDALYWRGVVLDHFDGSSWKSSQKYMVSTAKRIDIKGKRITQTVYLEPYENIYLFALDKPVFISLKGTKKNTDLTYTSSGFIEKRTRYNAVSIISNIIGDDTIDEDIYLQVPEDLSSKITDLVRSLAPGKDKEEDIQLIHRFLNNSSYKYSLENLPISKTPLEDFLFNVKHGNCEYFASAYAVMLRIAGIPSRLIGGYRGGYYNDMGGYYLVPQKNAHVWVEAYVKNKGWVRIDPTPAGIEAFSSPLKGNLLFRLNLFLDTINYYWFAFVINYNFERQLSILSSLRKAFKKPSIALTFNKEKTVKYGIILFLITAAALTAYYITVKGIRRETGEKRLLSKFLNKMERQGYKKKESQGLEEFVLTIPDDEIKRHSLKFVIEFEKLFYRDQTFKENHIIDLKKMIDLIKI, from the coding sequence ATGAGATGGTTTAATAACAGGGATCAAAAGATAAATATCGAGACCATTGTCAAGGCAATCACCTATCTGGTAAGCATAATCGGTTTTATCGCAATCTTTAATCACGTAAATATTATATTTTCAGCCACTTTTTTGGCATTACTCTTATTCTCGTTGTTTTTCGAGTTAAACAGGAAATTTTATTTTCCCAGATGGACGCTCAATATCCTGTCCATAGTGGTAATTGTCTTATCTTTCTATAGGTTTAATGTCGGCAACCTTGTTGCACAGATAATAGAAGCCCTTCTAATACTTCTTGCAATAAAACTCCTTGAAGATAAAAAATTCAGGGATTACATGCAAATATATGCAATCACCCTCTTTTTGCTCGCCGGTCTCGGGCTACTTTCACTTGATATAGCTTTTGCTGTATACCTTTTTATACTTGTAATTCTATTAACTATTTCAATTGTTTTACTTACATATTACTCGCAGGACCCGAATTTAGAGTTGCCGAGATATATGGTGTTAAAGATAGTTCTAAAATCCATGTACATACCTCTGCTTGCCGTTCCTCTCACCGTTGTCATGTTTGTAATATTACCCCGTACACATTACCCGATTCTAAATTTTCTTAACAGGGCAGATAAGGCAAAGACAGGTTTTACGGACAACGTCAGGCTCGGCGGTGTTTCCGGCATCCAGGAGGATTCGAGTGCGATATTGCGGGTAAACATGGAAAAGATTGACAACGATGCCCTCTACTGGCGCGGGGTTGTGCTTGATCATTTTGACGGTAGTTCGTGGAAAAGCTCGCAGAAGTATATGGTGTCTACGGCAAAGCGTATTGACATAAAAGGTAAAAGGATCACCCAGACTGTCTATCTTGAACCTTATGAAAATATATATCTTTTTGCTTTAGACAAGCCTGTTTTTATATCATTAAAGGGCACTAAGAAAAATACGGATTTGACATACACTTCATCAGGATTTATTGAAAAGAGGACACGATATAATGCGGTTTCGATAATTTCCAATATAATCGGCGATGACACAATTGATGAAGATATATATCTTCAAGTGCCTGAAGATTTATCTTCGAAGATAACGGATTTGGTTCGTAGTTTGGCCCCAGGCAAAGACAAGGAAGAAGATATACAATTAATCCATAGATTTTTGAACAACAGCTCATATAAATACTCCCTGGAAAACCTGCCAATTTCCAAAACCCCTCTCGAAGATTTCCTTTTTAATGTCAAACACGGTAATTGTGAATATTTTGCATCAGCCTATGCGGTTATGTTGAGGATTGCCGGTATTCCTTCGCGGCTGATTGGCGGGTACAGAGGTGGATATTACAACGATATGGGAGGATATTACCTGGTGCCGCAAAAGAATGCACATGTATGGGTAGAGGCATATGTAAAAAATAAGGGTTGGGTGCGAATCGACCCCACGCCGGCGGGCATAGAAGCTTTTTCATCCCCCTTGAAGGGTAATTTATTGTTCAGACTGAACCTGTTCCTCGATACAATAAATTATTACTGGTTTGCCTTTGTTATAAACTATAATTTTGAAAGACAGTTGAGTATACTCAGTTCATTAAGGAAAGCTTTCAAAAAACCCTCAATAGCACTGACATTTAATAAAGAAAAAACTGTGAAATACGGTATTATTCTTTTTCTTATAACGGCAGCAGCATTAACAGCTTACTATATTACAGTAAAAGGCATCAGGAGAGAGACCGGGGAGAAGAGGCTGCTTTCAAAATTTTTAAACAAAATGGAAAGACAGGGGTATAAGAAAAAGGAATCGCAGGGGCTTGAGGAGTTTGTCTTAACAATTCCGGATGATGAAATAAAAAGGCACTCCCTGAAATTTGTAATAGAGTTTGAAAAACTATTTTACCGGGACCAAACATTTAAAGAAAATCATATAATAGACTTAAAAAAAATGATAGATTTGATTAAAATATAA